Part of the Propionispora vibrioides genome, GCCGTAGTGCGGCAGGGCGAAGCGATATAGGCGGGAGGAAACTGACTATGGCAGTATTTCAGAAAAAATCCATTCCCATCAGAGAAAAAAGACTTAACACCATCAGCGCCTATCATGGCAGTGCCGCCGACCTGCTGCGGGAATTTGACGGACCGGAGGGGGCGCAGCAGCGAATCCGGACGTTTTCGGAAACCCATGACGATGATGTGCTGCAGGTATTGCAACGCTTTAGTGCCCTGCCGGACACCGGACTGGTGATCCACGGCCCCCGTGGCTGCACCGCCGCCTTGCTGAACGGTTCGAACCATCATCCCTGGGTGGTCAGCAATCTGGCGGAGCGCGATACCATCATGGGCGGCGAAGAAAGCCTGCGGGACGCTATTGTGGCGCTCCACACCCGTCATCACCCTTCGCTTATTCTGGTGATTACCACGCCGGTGGTTGCCATTAACAATGATGATGTGGCGGCCGTAACGCTGGAGCTGTCAGAGGAGCTAGCCGCTCACATCGTACCGGTCTATACCGACGGCTTCCGTTCGCAGGCGGCCATCGGCGGCAGTGATACCGTTTTATATGCCTTATTGAAGCAGTTGCCGCCGGCTCATAAGCAGGCTGCGGCAAACACTGTCCAGGTATTGGCTCTTGACGAGCAGCCGGCTGATCTGGCTGAAACCAGGCGGCTGCTGGCTCTGCTGGGCATACCGGCGGCGATTGTACCGCAGGAGAAGGGCTGGGCCGGACTGGAAGTGGCCGCCGGCGCGGTGGCTATCGCGCTCAACCGGGATGAGACGGATTTTCTGGGGCAGGCGCTGCAGGAAGTCTGGCAGACAAAATTTCTGCCGTCAGCGCCGCCGATTGGAATAAACGGCACCTACCGGTGGCTGGCTGCCCTGGGTGAGGCTCTTGGCGTAAGCGATGCGGTAGAAGCCCTGCACCGGGTGGAAACGGCAACCCTGCAGCCGGTGGTGAATAACAGCAGTCTGCGGCATAAGACGGTCTATCTTTCCCTGCCGCCGGCTATCGCCTGGCGTACGGCCGAGCTGGTGGAAGAACTGGGCGGCCGGCTTGCCGGACTGACGGTGGACCATGTCGATGAACTGCACCGCCAGGAATTGGCAGCGTTGGCGGCACGCCGGCCGGACCTGCCGGTGCAGGTGGGGGCAGGGCAGGTCTTTGAAGAGGTGAATTTGCTGCGCCGGCACGCTCCCGAGCTTTATATCGGCCGGGCCGACGGCGCCCAGTGGGCAGCCCGGCTGGGGGTTGCCGCGGTGGCACTGGAAAGGACGCCGCTGCTGGGGTATCAAGGGGCGGTAACGCTGGAGCGGCAAGCCCGCAAGGCACTGGCTAATCCCGCCTTTGTCCGGACGCTGGGAACTTACTGCGGGACGGCGTATAAGGATGGCTGGTATCAAAAGAAAGCCAACTGGCATATCAAGCTGGAGGTGAAATAAATGAGCCGCATCATAGAAAGCTGTCGCAACCACTGCGCGCTGTTGGGCGCCATTCAGACTGTCCGGGCGGTAGAGGGGCTTTTGCCCATTGTTCATTCCACGGCCGGCTGCGGCCGTCAGGAAGAACTGGGATTGGGAAAGCAGGGTGGTTATCAGGGACAGCGGGCGGCGCTGCCGTCCTCCAATGTGCGGGAAAAGCAAATCGTGTTTGGCGGCGCTTCCCGGCTGCGGGAACAAATAAAGAATACGGTAAAAACGATAGAAGCCGACGCTTATGTCGTGTTGTCCGGCTGCGCGACCGAACTGGTCGGCGACGATATTCCGGCCATGGCCAAAGAGGCGCGGGAGCAGGGCTATCCGGTGCTACAGGTAGCGGCGCCGGGCTTTAAAGGCGACGTGCACCAAGGCTATGAAGCGGTGGTGCAGGGTCTCCTGGCTTATGCGGCCGGTCTTGCTCCGGCGCAGAAGCATACGCAACGGGGACTGATTAATCTGTTGGGCATCATACCGGGGCAGGATGTATTCTGGCAGGGAAACCTGCTGGCGCTGGACGCCCTGCTGCAGCAAGCGGGACTACGGGCTAACCGGCTGTTTGGCCTGGGGCAGACGATTGATAACTGGACGGCGGCGGCCTCGGCCGAACTGACGCTGGTGCTTTCACCCTGGGGCAGGAAGGCGGCAGTGTATCTGGAAGAAAAGGCGGGCGTTCCCTATTTGGAGGTATCCCGCTTACCGGTGGGCTTTACGGCGACCCAACGCTTTTTACAGCAACTGGGCGAAAGAGTGCGGCTTCCGGAGCAGACGCTCACCGGGCTGTATGCCCGGGAGGAGCAACGGCAGAACTACTATCTGAACCAACTGGCGGCTGTATATTATGCTGCCGGTGTTCAGCGGGAATTCGCCGTCGTCGGGGAAAGCTCTTTTATCCTGGGCCTGCAGGAATTTCTGACCGGGACGGCGGGTTTGATCCCCAAATTGTTAATAGTTACCGATCCTCTGGCGAAGGAAGAGCAGCGGCGTCTGCAAGAGTGGCTGGAACCGGAGCTGGCCCTTTGGGAAACCGAACTGGCCTTTAGTGAAGACCGGCAGGACATCGTGACAAGCCTTAGCCGGCACAAGGTAGAACTGGTGCTGGGCAGCTCGCTGGAACAGGCGTGGGCCGGGCAGCAACAGCTTCCCTTTTTGCCGGTTTCCTTTCCGGCCGGTGACCAATTTTGGCTTAGCCGGAGTTATTTGGGCCTTGACGGCGCTGTAACCTTGTTGGAGGATCTGGTTGGACAAATCCGGCAGAGCCGGCGGCAAGATGATCATAAGGATAAGGAGTGTGTATCATGAAACAACGGTATTTATTTACTTCCGAATCGGTGACGGAGGGGCATCCTGACAAGCTGGCCGATCAGATTTCCGACAGCGTGGTGGACGCGGTGCTGAGTCAGGACCAGTTGGGCCGCGTGGCCTGCGAGACAAGCGTTACCACCGGGTTGGTACTCATTACCGGCGAGATTTCCACCAGCGCCCAGGTCAATATAGCTGCCATAGCCAGAGAGACGATCGCTCAGGTTGGCTATGTCCGGGCGGAATACGGGCTGGATGCGGCGACAGCGGCGGTGTTGGTCGCTCTGGATCAACAATCGCCGGATATTGCCCAGGGCGTCAATCAGGCGCTGGAAAGCCGGTCAGGCAGCAGTCAGGAAAAGTGGGATGCCATCGGCGCCGGCGACCAGGGCATTGTGTTTGGCTATGCCTCGGATGAGACGCCGGAATATCTGCCGGCTCCCATTGCCCTGGCCCACCGGTTGGCGCGGCGGCTGACTGCCGTACGCAAGGAGGGAAGTCTGGCCTATCTTCGCCCCGACGGCAAAACCCAGGTTACCGTGGAATACGACGGTTTGAAGCCTGTCCGGGTGGATACGGTGCTTATTTCGGCTCAGCATGACCCGGAAGTTTCCCAGGCGCAGCTTGCCGCCGATATCCGGAGCCAGGTCATCAACCCAACGCTGCCGGCAGAGTGGCTGGATGACAGGACCAAGGTACTGGTCAATCCCACCGGCCGGTTTGTCGTAGGCGGCCCGCAGGGCGATGCCGGACTGACCGGACGTAAAATCATTGTCGATACCTATGGCGGTTTTGCCCGGCACGGCGGCGGCGCTTTTTCGGGCAAAGACCCAACCAAGGTGGACCGGTCGGGGGCCTATGCCGCCCGTTACGTGGCGAAAAATCTGGTGGCCGCCGGACTGGCCAAGCGGCTGGAAATCCAGATTGCCTATGCTATTGGTGTAGCGCGGCCTGTTTCCATCTTTGTCGACTCCTTCGGCACCGGCCTGGTCAGCAACCGGGAACTGGTGGATATTGTGGAACGCCACTTTGACCTGCGGCCGGCGGCGATTATTGAACAGCTTGCCCTAAGGCAGCCACTGTACCGCCAGGTTGCCGCTTATGGACATTTTGGCCGGACCGATGTGACCGTACCCTGGGAGCAGACGGACAAAGCCGTCCGGCTGCGATCGCTGGAGGGCAGCAAGTTGGCTTAAATAGTGCCTCATCCGGTAGGAAGATGTAGTGTAACATCGAGAATTTTTGGCGGCAGGCAAGGCGGAGGAGGCGCGCATATCGGATATATGTAAGCCGACGACAACGAAGACTGACGGCAAAAAGGCCGGTGATCTGCTACAGATTTCTGCCGGATGAGGCACTATATATGCGTTTCAGGTGGGAACCGTATGCTTATTTTTGTCTTATAAAGGTTCTTGCGGACTTCGTTTGGCGGTAAAGTAGCTGACTCCGGAATAGTATAGGGGGATTGTCAAAAAGAGAACCCAGGCGGGATGCCAGCTATGATATAAAAAGCCCAGACAAAGATAAATCACGGTAATGATCAGCGGATAAGGGAGCTTTCGCCAGTTTTTATGCTGAATGGCAGCGAGCGTTTTGCCGGTTAGCGGAATAAGCAGAAAAACCAGCCAGGTAGGATGCCAAATGTCGTAGAGCATGCCGATGCCCAAATAGATGAGCAGGGCCAGCAGGGTTAGGGGGAACCGGGCGGGATAGTTGTGCCGCCATTTGGCCCGGGCCTCCCGCCAGGTGTAGGACTGGCCGTTGATGGTAAGCCGGGCTGTGTCCTGGCTGTGGACGGTGTCGGTGAAATCGGTGGCATAAATGCCGTCCCGGCCAATATATATTTCGCCGTCCTTGCTTTTTAGGTGAATTCCGGCGCCCCTTTGCGGGGGAGGCGTTTCGTCGGGTGAGGGATCGTCTGTTTTAGTCTGTGAAGCTTCTTCCTCATCCGCTGTTGCCGGTGTTTTTAACAGCAGCATTTCATCCAGTGATATTTGATATAATTTGGCCAGTTGGATCAGATTATCGGTATCAGGCGAGGCTTCACCCCGTTCCCATTTGCTGACGGCCTGGCGGCTGATGCCCAGCTTTTCGGCCAGGGCTTCCTGGGAAAGACCGTTCTTTTTGCGTAAACTGACCAATTGATTGGCAATCTCCATATTCATTGTACATGGCTCCTTTATACAGGCTGAGCAGGGATGCTGTTAGCACCTGCTTTGCTTTCATTATAGAAGAAAAGGACCGGTTGCACTATATACTTTGCTTTTCATTTACCGCAACTATCGGTTGCGGTACGGTAGACAGCCAATCGTTAAGCCCCCTTTATTGGGGGACGGTTCTCTTGATTCTCACTGCTTTTGGTGCTACAATGATTTTGAGGTGACGAGCATGGCGCGACAAGCCCGGCAAAAGAGCAGCAGCGGGATATACCACATTCTGCTGCGCGGTATTAACCGACAGATTATTTTTGAGGATGACGAAGATAAGGAAAAGTTTCTGGAATGCGTAAGTTTTTATAAAGCTGGCTGTCATTATGAGGTATATGGGTATTGTCTGATGGATAATCATATCCATCTGGTGATCAAAGAGAACGGGACC contains:
- a CDS encoding nitrogenase component 1 → MAVFQKKSIPIREKRLNTISAYHGSAADLLREFDGPEGAQQRIRTFSETHDDDVLQVLQRFSALPDTGLVIHGPRGCTAALLNGSNHHPWVVSNLAERDTIMGGEESLRDAIVALHTRHHPSLILVITTPVVAINNDDVAAVTLELSEELAAHIVPVYTDGFRSQAAIGGSDTVLYALLKQLPPAHKQAAANTVQVLALDEQPADLAETRRLLALLGIPAAIVPQEKGWAGLEVAAGAVAIALNRDETDFLGQALQEVWQTKFLPSAPPIGINGTYRWLAALGEALGVSDAVEALHRVETATLQPVVNNSSLRHKTVYLSLPPAIAWRTAELVEELGGRLAGLTVDHVDELHRQELAALAARRPDLPVQVGAGQVFEEVNLLRRHAPELYIGRADGAQWAARLGVAAVALERTPLLGYQGAVTLERQARKALANPAFVRTLGTYCGTAYKDGWYQKKANWHIKLEVK
- a CDS encoding nitrogenase component 1 translates to MSRIIESCRNHCALLGAIQTVRAVEGLLPIVHSTAGCGRQEELGLGKQGGYQGQRAALPSSNVREKQIVFGGASRLREQIKNTVKTIEADAYVVLSGCATELVGDDIPAMAKEAREQGYPVLQVAAPGFKGDVHQGYEAVVQGLLAYAAGLAPAQKHTQRGLINLLGIIPGQDVFWQGNLLALDALLQQAGLRANRLFGLGQTIDNWTAAASAELTLVLSPWGRKAAVYLEEKAGVPYLEVSRLPVGFTATQRFLQQLGERVRLPEQTLTGLYAREEQRQNYYLNQLAAVYYAAGVQREFAVVGESSFILGLQEFLTGTAGLIPKLLIVTDPLAKEEQRRLQEWLEPELALWETELAFSEDRQDIVTSLSRHKVELVLGSSLEQAWAGQQQLPFLPVSFPAGDQFWLSRSYLGLDGAVTLLEDLVGQIRQSRRQDDHKDKECVS
- the metK gene encoding methionine adenosyltransferase; translated protein: MKQRYLFTSESVTEGHPDKLADQISDSVVDAVLSQDQLGRVACETSVTTGLVLITGEISTSAQVNIAAIARETIAQVGYVRAEYGLDAATAAVLVALDQQSPDIAQGVNQALESRSGSSQEKWDAIGAGDQGIVFGYASDETPEYLPAPIALAHRLARRLTAVRKEGSLAYLRPDGKTQVTVEYDGLKPVRVDTVLISAQHDPEVSQAQLAADIRSQVINPTLPAEWLDDRTKVLVNPTGRFVVGGPQGDAGLTGRKIIVDTYGGFARHGGGAFSGKDPTKVDRSGAYAARYVAKNLVAAGLAKRLEIQIAYAIGVARPVSIFVDSFGTGLVSNRELVDIVERHFDLRPAAIIEQLALRQPLYRQVAAYGHFGRTDVTVPWEQTDKAVRLRSLEGSKLA
- a CDS encoding helix-turn-helix transcriptional regulator, with translation MNMEIANQLVSLRKKNGLSQEALAEKLGISRQAVSKWERGEASPDTDNLIQLAKLYQISLDEMLLLKTPATADEEEASQTKTDDPSPDETPPPQRGAGIHLKSKDGEIYIGRDGIYATDFTDTVHSQDTARLTINGQSYTWREARAKWRHNYPARFPLTLLALLIYLGIGMLYDIWHPTWLVFLLIPLTGKTLAAIQHKNWRKLPYPLIITVIYLCLGFLYHSWHPAWVLFLTIPLYYSGVSYFTAKRSPQEPL